The Primulina tabacum isolate GXHZ01 chromosome 1, ASM2559414v2, whole genome shotgun sequence genome contains the following window.
ATAAGGTCTCAAATTAAATAAGAGTGTGttgagaaaataataataataaaatattgttaAATATGAATATATGCTTGTGTTATAATAATATAAGTTTTGGTGATTTAACAAAGCTGTTGATCCGACGGATAATTACAGAGTTCAATTAACTGAATTGAAGAATAAAACTGAATATTATTAACAAAATTTTTCCAAGAGTCTGACTGACTATCGAGCTAAACTGATAATGTAAGAGGGATACTGATAGACAAACTGATATAAGGACAACCGATGGAGTCTGACAGTTTATTTCAGTCGACCAGTCAGCTCAAATCCAAACATTTTATGAAGAATATGAGTATACTTAGTGATTAAGAATCATAGCTCAACTGAAATATCAGATAAAGTTTTTCGTATCAACAGTTACTGATTCTCAACAGAATGTCAGAATTCACGCGCACTATTAGAACATAGACAAAAAGATGATGATCTAACAACAGAAACATCTGTTTTTTGaaatagatatatgatttacaaATATTACCATCATAGATGAAATCTATAAATATATCAGTTTGACAAGCCTATTAAGCTCACAAACTATCTGGATGTTTTGaaataacttttaaatttattttcgatCATAGCAGATTATATATTTAAGACAAATAAGAAATAAAAGTAGGTTTTTTGTAaaacggtcttacgaatctttatctgtgagacgggtcaaccataccgatattcacaataaaaagtaatactcttagcataaaagtaatactttttcatgagacccaaataagatattcgtctcacaaaatacgacccgtgaaaccgtcccACACGAATTTttgccaaaaaaataaaaagacttTTATAATCAGGAAGAGCGAGTATACAACAAGCACAAGATTTCCATAGTCACGGAAAAGCTGACATAGCTTTatacaataaataattatcaagGAAACTTGCTTtcactttctttttttttagacAAACTTGCTTTTACTTTTgtgtataaaattaaataatattgtgaCAATATCATTGACCATGCATCATGACAAGAAACCATAGACTCCATAGCTTTATAAATACTCCATCCACGCATGTTTTACACAATAATTGGTGATGCtgataaattattaatattaagtttttcaaacaaataatttttttgttgaatATTTCTTGTGTTCATATGATATAATTGAGCTTgcacatacacacacatatagaTACAACTGGCTTATAATAAATCAATTGAATATATGGATGAAGATTGTGATTACTTGTTCAAAGCTGTCCTAATCGGAGACTCTGCTGTCGGGAAATCCAATCTGCTCTACAGATTTGCAAAAGATGAATTCTATTTGGACTCGAAACCAACGATTGGAGTCGAATTTGCTTACCGAAGTATTAAGGTTGGTGATAAGATCGTCAAGGCTCAGATATGGGACACCGCCGGCCAAGAAAGGTAGTTTACTAAGCCGTTCGTcgtcttcttttttttttctttctttatgTTATACATAGATAGATTAATATATGTTTTTGTCTGGCATGAATATCAAGTTTAGCCCGTCATCTTTGTGTTTTtgtaatttaatcatttttcgaCGTGACACACAGATATATGTTTGAATATAAATTTGTATGCCATTTTTTCCCCATAGGTTTAGGGCGATCACGAGCTCTTACTACCGAGGAGCCCTTGGTGCCCTACTAGTCTACGATATAACAAGAAAATCCACGTTCGAAAGTTTGAAAAAATGGTTGAAAGAGTTAAGAGAATTCGGCGGCCCGGAGATGGTGGTCGTGCTCGTGGGCAACAAATCGGATCTACTGCATTCAAGAGAGGTGAATCTAGAAGACGGGCAGAGTTTGGCGAAGCTCGAGCAAGTTTCGTTCATGGAAACATCTGCTAAAGAGAATTTGAATGTTGAAGAGGCATTCCTCCACATGATCCATAGGATATATGAAATCACAAGTCACAAAAGCCTTGAAGCCAAGACAAGTAGTCGTGAATCCACAGATTTGAAAACCCTTCAAGGGAACAAGGAGATTATATGCATTGATGAGGTATCCGCCACCAAACAACCTAGTTCTTGTTGTTTGCATTGAGGCAATGTTCTAACTCAATTTGCTTTTAAGGCATGCATGtccatttttttttccttttaccAGCTTGCAGCCACATAAATTTTAGAAGATTTGTTTGACCTCATATCTTcatactatttttttaaaaaaaaatggctTGAGAATCTGTAGCCGCTATCATTTGGTATGCATTGAGTAAACTGCAGGTTAACGTAGTAGCTTGCAAACCATGCTAGCTAGATAAACCACATTGGACAAAATCTGTATGACAGGTTTGTCTGAGAAAGTATCGACAAGAGGATCAAATTCATGATGGTAATCAAACACTTGTTTACTTTACCAACTCGAACACCTTCGTACTCTTGATAATACCATATTAGAATGACTTTCATTAAAAACTCGAGGTAATTAAAAGGGTACATATATCACTTATATTTATATTTCAACAAACACAGACAAATGGAATTTGTGAGCACATGATGACAATGCTGATAATCAGTAGAATGTTCATGATGGTGCAATGGAGACTTTTTCAAGCTCTATTACATATTCAAGGGTGGCAAATGGAGGGATCTTCACGGCTTCGCAGAATTCTGCTCCTTCTTCGCCGAATCCTAAGCTTGGCGGGACGATAACTCTCCTCTTCCCACCTGCATTCATGCTTCTCAAGACATATTCTATTCCTTCACATATTCCTTTACTGTAAGGCCTTGATCCCATAACAAGTGCCAATGGTCCCTTCTTCCTCTTTCTGTCATTAATATCATCTCCAAATGTATCCAGAAACACTTGTCCGGTGCTCTGTTCACTCCCCTTCACATTCATCACCACCAAATCTCCCGGTCTTGGACTCGAACCGCCCCCGACTCTAATGTCGTAATACCTTGTAACATCCATCAACTAgttattatgatataatcagtGGCGACCCAACtggaaaataattgaaattttatgaccaaaaaatatataatcatgtACTCTACTCCCAACATCCCTATCTCTCCCCGTTATCAATACAGGATCATGAAGCAGCTGAAGTAAGGTTCTTCCTTGCCTAGAGCTACCCGGTATTAATAATGCTACGAATTAGTTTACGCATCCTCTTAGCTATTAATTATTCCACCAAGAGTAATGTGTATGTACATACAAAAGACCCATCCAGAACGTAGGATAAATAATTTCCAGTATGTTTGGGAGTATGTTTTATTATTTCCTAAAATATTCATTGTATATAATACAGTAAACTTtagatttaaaattattaatgcaatgtatatatcgtgatggtaattttttcattttccaTGCCGCTACTATATGTACGATGTTGGACAATAACTTACTTTATGCCATTGGGAAAAACCACCTCTTCTTCCTTGTCCACATCTCTGTGAAAGTAAATGAAACTTGTCATCATAGAGTACATGATCAAGAATCAAACATGTATATATAGGATAATACCTCGTGTTCAGTTGTTGTTGTGAAACTTCGAAGCGAGTCTTGATTTGTTCGGAAACAACACCAACTGCAAGAAAACCAGCCCATGCAAGACCGGCACCAATGCCAAACCTCCTGGTTAAGGTGGAAGCAATCCAGTCAGTTGACTCTGCAGTATTGGTTTTGGTGGCAGCTGCAGGTTTAGGAGACACCACAGCCGCCGGTGGTGGTTGTGGCGGTGGCGGGGCTGCCGTTTGTGGCTGCGAAGATGATGAGTTGGGTGTTGGGGTTTGTGAAGATGAGAAGTAGATATTTGTAGTCTTGGGGTGAGACAGAAAGGGTGGGGATGCAAAGAAGGAGGCCATCGATTCTTGCTTTGTTTCAACGatttttctaatttttcttttagaaaAAGTGATGCATATGAAGAGAGAGAGATTTTCTAGAGTACCTTATCCCAAATGCATGGCCATATCTTATCCTTAATATTCTTTCTTTTTTAGGCAGAAAAAGAATTTTTTAAGAGTAGAAAACGGATAACTCATTCAAATTATTGTTGCTCGACCATAAATTTTTTATGAGTGGAAAAAATAAATcactttcttgaaaatttctccACTAAATCTCTATTTTAGTCCTAAATTTAATCTTTACACAAACAAAAACTCTTACGAAACCATCACACAagtcaattttatgaaaaaacATCTCATACCTGATCGacccataaaaatatattattttttatttcaaaaatattatttttaacttCAAATATAGACCGACTCAACTTTTGTCGGTGAATTCTATGAGATGCTGCCAAATGTTACTTAAATTTGACAACGTCTTTGAGAAAATATCGCCTCTTATTAAGCTTAGAACTTAAAAATGAATGTGGTAAAGACAACTGAAAATTAGCTATTATATAATCAATAGTCGTATTAGattaaatttaaatgtataaaatGTTGGGAAGTGGTAAACAAATTTCTAAAATAAACTGTTGATCTACACCTACTAAAAGGATGCCTGCCTAGTCCAAATCAGTAAATAAATTTCGGCATATAATACACACaagtaaatttaatttaaatacaaaatatacttatatatatataaattaattatgcgaaatataattatattagaaTAATGTTCTGTTCTAATTCAATTTAATACCAAAGATATTTTGGGAGAAAATGTGTGATAATAGAGACCAAAAGTATTTAGTATATATAGGGATCTCAAACTATGTAGTATAGTTAAGCAACCAAATATAACCTTGTTCTCTTTTGACTTCTGCTATGTTCCAACCAAAGCAACCAAATACAACCTTATTCCCTTCGGGTCCTACTGTAGTTCTTACCATCGAGGGATACAAGAGACTAAACCTGAAATGCATCATTTTCATATGAACACAAACATACAACCAACTGCACAATTTTGTGGAAGGTGGCATGGCATGGCCAAGAATACAGAAGGGATCTTCAAAAGGGAAAAATATTAAGAAGGGAATAAAACAAGATCAAATGTGTTGTGTTTCTGCcaatattttcctttttctttttggCATCTCCCATTTTGCTCTTCCAACACCGATCATCAAGAGCAATTCACCAAACGCCTTAATTGTGAGGCTTTTGGTTGAGTTTCGTCACTTGGTGCTTCAACTGTAGCTCTTTAAAACAAAAAAGATTGATCATCGAAACGTCGATAAGACTGAGCATTTTCAGGTCCCCTGCTTGCTGGtaatagtcttttgaagagGCTTAAGTAAAGCCATGATTTCGGTAAACGATGGTCTTAACTTCGGATCTCTACAATTTTAGAAATGGGATAGTTAGTTTCACTTAATAAACAATTCCAACAGTGCCAAAACTATTAATGTAAAATTGTGATTTCGCTGCTTTAGATGAAGAAGTATCCTTTGCAATGATAACCCCTCACATCTATAGATGGCAATGCATTTTCAAGTAAGAACTACTTCCAACACAGTAAGTAAACGAGGCAAAATTCAGATAACACgagcaattttaaaaaaaaatttaaaatgtaaaCAAATTAAAATTGGCCAAGTCTGGACAAATATATCTTCCAAAGTAGAATTACAAATTTTGACAAGCCCTTGAGCTGACGTATAAAGCATGATTACTTGCAAATTTGGACATACATTAAAACATCAAATGATCATTTGTCATGGATGCAAATCGCTTTGTGAAAAGTGTATACTTCGTTGAGGCTCATACG
Protein-coding sequences here:
- the LOC142551436 gene encoding ras-related protein RABA6a-like; the protein is MDEDCDYLFKAVLIGDSAVGKSNLLYRFAKDEFYLDSKPTIGVEFAYRSIKVGDKIVKAQIWDTAGQERFRAITSSYYRGALGALLVYDITRKSTFESLKKWLKELREFGGPEMVVVLVGNKSDLLHSREVNLEDGQSLAKLEQVSFMETSAKENLNVEEAFLHMIHRIYEITSHKSLEAKTSSRESTDLKTLQGNKEIICIDEVSATKQPSSCCLH
- the LOC142551425 gene encoding peptidyl-prolyl cis-trans isomerase FKBP17-2, chloroplastic-like, encoding MASFFASPPFLSHPKTTNIYFSSSQTPTPNSSSSQPQTAAPPPPQPPPAAVVSPKPAAATKTNTAESTDWIASTLTRRFGIGAGLAWAGFLAVGVVSEQIKTRFEVSQQQLNTRDVDKEEEVVFPNGIKYYDIRVGGGSSPRPGDLVVMNVKGSEQSTGQVFLDTFGDDINDRKRKKGPLALVMGSRPYSKGICEGIEYVLRSMNAGGKRRVIVPPSLGFGEEGAEFCEAVKIPPFATLEYVIELEKVSIAPS